CGTGAATGTAAATTAGCGTGATCCCTCACCTCATCATGCCTCAAAATATTCCCCGTGCACTAGTTTGAcagaatataataaaacattgaGTTAAATGCCTGGGCATGTTCCAGAGCACTTTTGCGGTGGGCGTTTAGGCATGAAGAGTAGTGATTATCTGCAAAGATTCGTTTCTGTCGTAATAAACACAAAGATTCGCTGCGATTTGGTATACTGCACGTTCTGAATGAAGAATCAACCTTTAGAGACGACTGGACATGCTCCGGATCTGAATTTCATGTGGAGTGGGTGTGAAATGGATTTCCTTCCTAGTACGTGACCTCAGTACAACTGcggaaatgtagttttaaaggTTGATTTTCTCCTTTAATATTCATTTGTCTGACTTGTATCATGTTTTTGCTACATTTAATGGATATGATTGCAAGAGAATTATTTTGTCAGCATTTTTATGAATTACAGAACGGTAATGAGACTGCATTCAGATGTTTTCCAAGGAAATTGAATTGCTCTCAACCTTTTTCTGCTCAGTGAAGAATCACAGAGTCACATTCTGCTTGAGCTGCTGTTAGTCTGTTTGTATTATTCACTTGTATCTACTTTATCTGTCAATGCAACAGATCATTAACAGTTCCTCCAAGTATGAAGCACCTTCATCTTCACACTTGTATGTAAATAAAGCTTTGGACATGTGTTGAaatgcaagaaagcaaatgttaTGTGGTATGTGCTCGGTCTgaggcagcaaacagcagatggTTCGCAGGGCCTCTTTAGCTCTATGGATTTTATTTACCTACCCACCTGAATGACCTGTGTTGAGCTGTGCAGCtgatgcagagaaaaaaaaaaagcaagttaACAGTTTGCTCTTGTTTACTCCAGTTCCACTAGACTGCAAGGCCAGAGGAGTCATTTGCCATGCACAGAGAAATTAGCTTGTTTATCAGCATTTTGATTTCCGTCCCGCCTCGCCGTCCCACTGACATTTTAGACGTACATGATCCATGACTGATTCCCAATCAAAACGGAGCCTCGGTAACATAACAGAGTATTTGGCTTGTGCAGTGTCCATTGTTTTATAATTAAGTGTATGATGATTAGCGTCGAGCCCAATGGGGACAATAGCTTGTTATGTGCACGCCTTCTAAAAGGTAACCTTGAACGTTGTACATCTGTCCTGTCAATTGGATATGCTCCAAAGATGCACAGCACATTACCAGGGAGACGCTGCAGCTCATGTCCATACAGTAGGATGCCGGTTGTTTCAAGGTGATTTGATGTGGTATATTTGAGCTTTTTTATTACCATACATGGTGATGCTGCACCCTCAGACCACCTACTTTGGAGTTGAGGTAAatggcagagctgaagtccttGAAAGGTTACAAAAATCTTTAGCCATTCATTACTGTAAGGGAGGAAGTGTGGAAAGTGATGGAATATAATGAAAACGAATACTCTTTCGAGTCACCATGCTATCTGTAGATATGTTTAATATCCCATTACAGGCCCAGAAGTAACCACAGTTCTATACTGTCAAGAGACAAACATAATCCGGAGGGAAATTACCCATCAGGAAGGCAATACTGTTACTGAGATGCAATTACCAGGCCACTTGTGAGACTTTCAGCCCAGTATCCATGGGTGCATGCGTGTGTGAGGGTGGTCGATATGTGCATAACAGCTCTTATGTTTTGCAGAGTAAATTGGATTCTTTGCTGGAGAACAGTTCATTTAGAATATGTCCAAGATGCAAATGATTGATGTGACTATATCGTTACAACTGTAGGTTTGGGGTGCAGGGCAGCCTAATGGAAAAAATATTGCAGGGAGAAGGAAATGGCTTTTATCCCAGAATTACGGAGAATTTTTCTGCACTTAACTCTGAGTCACCAGATCGAATCCTTTGGATTTTTGGTTGGCTGTTTACGCATTAATTTCCAAGCAAGCATTACTTAATTCTGGGGAGGAAAAAACAGTGTGCATGCTTGGATTCTGTTTCACTTTACATTATATTGTGGAGCTCCTGAGCTCGTAATTGTTAGTAGTTAAATAAACGGCGTGTCTCACAGAGGATTTAATGTACCAATTTAGCACTGAATCACATAGCctacaaacaaagaaaacaacacggATTGAAATGAACATCAGTGTAAACATTTGATAAGGATTTGCTTGAGGCGACTGCTATGCTTTATTATTGATGCAAAAATAGAAAGTGAAGAAACAAGACTTGCCTCTGTGCGTATGATATACTTGCCTCTGCACTGTCGTATCCTACAACTCATTCTCACAGACCAAGTTGAACATAATATTTGTGGCAATGGCAAATGGCCGCCCGTTATTCCCGGGATAAATTTCTCAAGTCTGGGACATTTCTATTGTACTACAAATTATCACCTTGAATCTTATAATTAATCACTGCTGTCTTCAATGAACAGCCACTAACCTTAAACAtggtgcagagaggagaggaacagagCTGCCTGCACCCGTTGCATTGGAAGTGCATGTGCACAAGAAATAAAACTGCCTGCACAGAGTGTGAGCCTTGCATGCATAATAAATGTATGACAAAACAATACCCCAGGCACCCCGGTATTAATGATATGCAACGAACTCATTATTAAAGTTCCAAAACAGCTCCTGGAGTAACACAGATGGAGTCAATTAAGCAATGAGCATACTTGCTTGCCTGCCGTTTCATCCTCTTTCTTTTATCTCCTGCATATTACTCCGTGGATGTAATTAGCTGTATGTTTCTCCTCGCAACATAATGTCCAGTGAtaataacagttattttcagttGTAATTTCAAATAATGTACTGCTTAATAAATGTACCAAATTTGCTTGCACTGTGTCCTTAggtatttcattttcacagcgAGAGGTGTTGAGGAGAAAACTGAGctaagctgctttttttttttctcttctcctgtttGTGTTCCCAGAGACCTGATGCCTTCAACGCTGGAGGGGCAGATCACCATGGAGAAGACACCCAGCTACTTTGTGACTAACCATGCCCCAAAGCGCATCCACTCCATGGCCAGGGACATCAAGCTTATTATTGTGGTGCGTAATCCTGTCACGAGAGCCATTTCAGACTACACACAGACTTTGTCCAAGAAACCTGAGATCCCCACCTTTGAGGTTCTGGCTTTTAAGAACCGGACGCTGGGTCTTATCGACGCCTCATGGAGCGCGTTGCGTATAGGAATATATGCGCTCCACTTGGAGAGCTGGATGCAGTACTTCCCTCTCTCCCAAATGCACTTTGTGAGCGGGGAGCGGCTCATTGTGGATCCTGCAGGTGAGATGGCCAAAGTGCAGGACTTCTTGGGACTCAAACGGATCGTCACAGACAAGCacttttacttcaataaaaCTAAAGGATTTCCGTGTCTGAAGAAGCCGGAGGACAGCAGCACTCCCAGATGCCTCGGCAAGTCTAAAGGGAGAACTCACCCTAAAATTGACCCGGACGTGATTCGGCGGCTGCACAAGTTCTACAAACCCTTTAACATGATGTTCTACCAAATGACCGGCCAGAACTTTGAatgggagctggaggaggacagtgagTCTCGTAGCTCTCAGGACTAGTAGACTGCGGCATGGCACGGCTCGCAGCCACACCAACAGCCTTCTCAATGAAACTACTCTTGTCTCGCTTCGTCTTCAGAGAGTGCTTGAGCACGCCAATCAATCATGGCTGTCTTTGCAGTGTCTGTATCCATTAGCAAGAGTTTACTGACAtgctttttctctcccttcaatACTAATGTTGTTGATGATGGCAAGTCATTATTGTATATactaaacataaaatatatttatatttgtgaaAAGGagatgatttattcattttgtttttaaagcataGACCTGATATAAAATCATGTTGACTATGGCAATGCATGCGATGAGTTAAGTGTCCTTACCTCATGAGCCCTAAGGGCAAACTCTGCCTGTTTCTTCTCCCTTTACTTTCCTGCAGTTTGTTGCCCTCACACCCACTCACCAGCATTCAGTACAAAAAGATATTCTATTTCAATGGCTAAGGCCATGAAGTGCTCTGTATTATGTCTCctcacactgtcctgctgctttagaagagagagaaaagagaaaaattatAGACATATAGTACAATAATCGTTTGACATGTGCTCATCTTTTCAGTTGTCCATATTCTGAGTGgagacaatctttttttttttttttttttgtcagtctaAGTTTACCAAAGTGTTAATTTACTCAGTGTCAGTGTTCTGGTTGCTCTGCACTCATTAattgcacacacattcaataaGAGAGCTGATGTACAGTGGCCATCATTCAATAATTGGATTGTTTCACTGCATAGTTGGACATTAGCATACTGATGACCATGCACTCAGATGTGGTGCAGTATCAGTGGTTTTGGCATAATTTGACAAATGAATCCATGTACTACAAATATCAAGGGTTAGCTGAGGATCAAACAATTCTGCATCTTGACGAAAACAATTTTCCTGTTGCCAATACAAACCTAAAATATATCAGTTAACTCTTACAGTGCTCGACTGTTTGCCTCGTGACCCTCCTCTTGTCACAGTAATACATGTCAATGAGGGTGAAGAACAACACGGGAGGACCGAGCACAAGTTTGTTAACAAACATCTGCTGCGACGCGGTCTTCTGTCGTTAGAGATTAATGGCGTGTTAAATAAACcgctgctgctggaacaatgtCAATGTCAGAGAGAAAGCTACATACGTGCCCAGGTAAATTACCAAGCCATTACTGTATGTACTCAACTTGAATGAGATGATGTCTGCCAGGGAAATGTGCTGTAACCAGAGGTTTACTACCAAACACTTGTGATCAGCAGGACTAACTGGGCGGGTGCTTGTGATAACAGGGTTTTGCTGTGAAATGCTCCTTTACTCATGCAATGAAATACCAACATGACCCAtcgtcttttcttttttatttggttttattttgcataACTCGCTGTGCgtctgtctgttgtctctgGACTTTTCATCAATTGAGACAATCAATACAGTCAATGAGTCAATAAATACAGTCTGCTACACATCACTGGTTGCTACAGCTATGATGCATTGCTCTGTTAATCCTCCCTGTTCTCTGGCCATGGATGGCTGGATTGGTTCACTCTCCGCAGACCCCTCTGTCACCCAGGGGAGGCCGGCACCAGCAGCTACTTACACAGAGCAATTGATTCAATCAAAGTAAGCACTATACTGCCCTTTGTAGCGCCAAGCCTGAACACTTTCCTCTGAGTCTCACTATCCCAGAGTCCCAACTTCCACTTTGTGGCTTTTCGGTGCAGCCATCCCTTGGTGTTTTCTTGAcagtctctccgtctctctgcacTTTTACCTCCccccttcttctctgtctctctgcacttTTACCTCCCCccgtcctctctgtctgtctgcacacacgTCATCCTCTGAGCCGACATAGTTTGGTGGGAAGCCATTTCACAAGGCGCAACGCTCTGTATAAAGATAATCATACATTTAAGGAAAGCCtgcatcattatttattaatgtatcaATTCCCCAAGCCTCAGAACATGTATAATCCACCTTCCATACCAGATAGTCCCTCCTACTCAGTCTAGAGGCTCTCAAAGAAATCCACAGAAGGCACCCCACAGTGTTATTAGGACAGATGAGGACTCTATTTTCCATCTATGAATATGCACTCCTGCTTGTCATTTGCATTTCCTGGATCACATAAGGGAATTCCACTCCAAAGTAAAAACTTGGATCCAACCTCTcattaacagaaacacacacctctttctTTTGTACCTTGCTTGTTTTAGGTACAGGCGGAGTGCTGTGATACGTCCTGCGAGAGTTGCGACGCATGAAAGACATGCTAAGCTTGTCCTTCATGTGTTCCTCCCGGTGGGGGTCATGCTGCGTTATGTGGTTCATCAGTGATTCCAGCATCCAGTAAAGAAGGCTGTGATGATAAATGAGCATCGCCCGCTCATCAAACTGTTGCTGCTTAAGTgcatcatttcaaaatgacataCAAAATCATATTTGTCAGTCATTAGTGACAATTTGGCAAAAAGCTGAAACAGTAATTCCTGGCGTGAAGAAGCTTCTTggatgtatgtgttttatttttggttgaAGGGCTATAATCTGTATATGAGAGGTGCTTTAAAGTGTTCCATTCAGTTTTCTGTTATATGATTTATAATTATATACTGCTGAGGGGCATAATGAAAGGGTACAGCAAAAATAAGCTCAGTTTGAACCAAACCAGTGTGAATAGTTTAGCTGTCGAATGAATGTTTGCAAAAACCTTCAGGAGTAGTGAAGCCTCCATTACCACCAACTAattgttttttcacttcatttgaGTGAATGATCACCAGCTATGTAAAGAGACAcaatggtaaataaataaaataaaaacatgttcagttttagCAAAGGTTTGAAAttctgtaaaaaacaacaacaatgtgtaTTTGTTCCTTGTTTACATACAGCAAAGGTTTTTTAACAGCAGTGGATAATTGCAAAACAAATACccacaaaatgaaataagatgaaaatgaaactgtaaaCTCTCCCAACGCGctcatctttttcattcataatgAAATCATTCATTTATCCATACTGCAATTGTATCTGCATGGAAAAGTTCCCAAGGTGGCTTAGACACACATTGAATGAAGCTGCTACCCATGCACCAGAATCTTATTGATCACCAAATTAAGGATTAAGCACAATCCCTGTCTCGCTCTCTGCACTCAtcttttttctctattttccaaTATCTTTGTCTTCAGGTGTATGGAggagtgaaggggggggggggcagcagaaaaTGAGGACAATGCATCCACTGGTTGCCAAGGACAACCTGTACATTGGTGACTGAACATATTGAAATTCACAACCCAAACATAAACGTCTATCTCCTCCATTTCTTCAGCAAGACTCTTCATTTCCACCATCGCAAAGTTTCTCATGAATCTAAAATGCATTTAAGTGTTGCCCTGCTTTGTGGAGTATAAATGATCCTCCACCTCATTTCAGAGCTGAAACTGATGTTCAAACTAGGTCTGAACTTGCTGTAATAACCGTTACAAAGTCCATAACAACGGGACTGgaattatttataaaaatgtcttcaatcACACGTGGTTCCTATATCCTCAGATCAACACTTTCTGCCATTTCGGAACCCAGAGTAATCATTTCATCTGCCGCAGCTTCCTGAATCAGGAACTTCCCCTTCAAGCACCTCAGGA
The sequence above is a segment of the Enoplosus armatus isolate fEnoArm2 chromosome 17, fEnoArm2.hap1, whole genome shotgun sequence genome. Coding sequences within it:
- the hs3st4 gene encoding heparan sulfate glucosamine 3-O-sulfotransferase 4; the encoded protein is MAFWSSTSVFTSKVPRKILFMFTLSLSVTYLFYSLMSCYNSLQFPLQENYVYQGRLVTEETTFVTLREKLYSASQGFTEFTEAERTTAVSTVKDHAEAEQRTVEWIRTQASPTKSAAAFHTTALEREHQEFSTTDSELRVNCTMDYGEKKLPQAIIIGVKKGGTRALLEALRVHPDVRAVGNEPHFFDRNYEKGLDWYRDLMPSTLEGQITMEKTPSYFVTNHAPKRIHSMARDIKLIIVVRNPVTRAISDYTQTLSKKPEIPTFEVLAFKNRTLGLIDASWSALRIGIYALHLESWMQYFPLSQMHFVSGERLIVDPAGEMAKVQDFLGLKRIVTDKHFYFNKTKGFPCLKKPEDSSTPRCLGKSKGRTHPKIDPDVIRRLHKFYKPFNMMFYQMTGQNFEWELEEDSESRSSQD